The Bdellovibrio bacteriovorus W nucleotide sequence TTGAACCTAAAGTCGATCGCTTTATTAAGTCAGGTCACTGGTACATCGAGAAATTCCCGCAGTCTGAGAAGTCTGTTGAAATTAAATTTAGAATTGGTCGCCTATATTATCAAAGCAATCACTTTGATGAGGCTAGCAAGTACTTCCGTGAAATCGTTCAAGAAAGTCCTAAAACTAAGTACGCCGAGTATTCTGCTAACTTGCTTTTGGATATATACAACTTGAAAAAAGACTATGTTGGACTTGAGAAAACAGCCGGCGAACTATTGGCCGTACCAGCTATTGCAGGCTCTAAAGCCGGTGATGATATTCGTGGCGTTTTAGAAAATGCGTCCTTTAAGCGTGGGCAAGATCTAGAGGGCCAAAAGAAATATGCTGAAAGTGCTCAGGTCTTTGATTCATTCGCAAAACAAAATCCGACTTCTAAGTTAGCGACTTCGGCACAGTTTAATGCCGGTGTGAACTTTGAAAGAGCTGGCATGAATGCGGCAGCGATTGCTTCTTATCAAACGGTTTTAAATTCAAAAGCAGCCGACTCTGCAGAGGTCCGAGCAAAGGCACGTCGTCTATTGGCAAAGCAGTATCAAGATTCTGCTCAGTTTGAAGAGGCAGCAAAACTGTATCTGCAATCAGCTAAAGAGAACCCTAAAGATCCGCTTTCAACAAATATGATGTTCAACGCGGCTATCTTGTATGAAGCTCTGGGAAAATCAAATGATGCGATTCGTGCGTTCACAGAATTTACGACATTGAATAAGAAGCAGGCTGATAACGTTGAGGTCCTTTTCAATATGGCACAAATTCATCGCAAAGCAGGGCAGAACTCAGCGGCGATTGGCAAATACACCGAATACATTGAAAAAGGTGGGCGTAGCCAAGAAAAGGTTGTTGAGAGTGCTTACTGGGTGACGGAGTTGAATCGACGTCAGAAAGCGATCACTAAGTCCAATGAGTGGCGTCTAAAAACGTTATCCATTCAAAAACGTTTTGCACCAAATGGAAAGGGTGTCGGAGCGGGTTTTGCTGCGAAGTTAAAGCTTGAAGATGCTCAGCAAACTTTCAATGAAATGAAGGCTGTGACTTTCCCTGCAGATCCTGCAAAACAAAAAGCAGCTGCGGATAAGAAGATCGCTCTTTTAACAAAGCTCAACTCGCAATTGGCGGAAGTGATTAAGTTTGATAGCGCAGAAGAAATCGTGAGCTCTTTAAGTATTTTGGGTGAAGCCAATCAGAATATGGCGAACTCTCTAATTTCTGCGCCACTCCCTCCAGGGCTTAACGCTGAGGAAACCAAACAATATAAGGCGGGCGTTCAAGGCTTTGCAGAGCCGTTCAATGCCAAGGCCCGTGATAGCTTCAAATTGGCAGTTGAACGTGGTTGGGAGCTTGAAGTTTATAGCTCTTATTATCGCAACGCACTTGCCTACATGAATAAGATTGATCCGAAGACTTATTATGACAATGGCGAACAGGCTGCAGAGATTCGTTTAATTAACTGGATAGGTCAGTAATGAAAAAGTATTTAATGTCCTTAAGTATTCTTGCGTTGGCTGGGTGTTCTTCGACGGGCTCGAAGCAGGCTGGAGAAGCGCCGGCACCGGTACTCTCGGTGAGCGAAGCTCCTGAGCTTACACCAGAAGGTAAAAAGGCTTTAGCTGACGAACCAGTAAGGCCCCCAGTGAAGGTACAACCTTCTCAATACGATGCTTTGAATGAAGCAATAAAGATTCAAAGTGATGACAAAATCTACGCGGCGGCCACGCACATTCTGACGCAAACACCAGAAGATGCGAAGGCTTTGAATGCTCTGGCAATGTATCACTATAAGCGCAGTCGCTTTGATTTGGCGAAGTACCTTTTGAATAAGGCACTGACTGGTAACCCTCGGATGGCAGAACTCTACTCTAACTTAGGTGTTGTTCACTTGGCGCAATCAGAGCAACGCGAAGCTATCCAAGCTTTCCGCAAAGCTCTGGAGATCAACCGTGATGATGTTGTGGCGTCATCAAACCTTGGTGCCATTTACGTACAAGAAAAGGATTTTGTGAAAGCAGAAATCGTTCTTGAGGTGGCGTACCGCCGTGGCGTTCGAGATGCGCGTGTTTTGAATAACTATGCCGTGGCTCTTGCTGCCAGAGGAAAGTCTGCTAAGGCTGAAGAAGTCTATAAAGCTTTACTCAAAGACAATAGCAATTTGAAAGAAGGTCTCTTTAACTACGCTATTCTCTTAGTTGAGAATATGGGGAAGTATGCAGAGGGTTTAGAGGTAATTAACAGACTAAAGTTTGTAGGTGGGCCTGCAGATAGCAGGAATAAAATTATTGCTTTGGAAAATAAGGCGAAAGCTGGTTTAAAATAGATAAAGGGAATCTTTAGATGAGTACTTGGCGATTTTTATTAAACATTTCATTTGTCTTCGCAATTGGAATTATTGCGCAGCTATCTATTGCCCAAGATTCTGCTAAGACAGAAAGAAAAGCGACGTTGAGCTTTGAAGATGAATTGATCGAGGGATCTACTCAGAAACCCGATTTGTTTTATCTCTTCCAAAAGAAGAACTTCAACTACAACAAGCTTATTAAAATGAGAGAAAATTTTTTACCCGAGATGAGACGTTCAACAGAAGATATTCAGCGAGTTCGGGGTGGTAATTGAAAGCGCCTTTAATATTTCGAATCTTTAAAAACAATCAACTAGTTGGTGTGAAGCAGTTCGATCTGGATCAGATCGTGATTGGTCATAATGCCGACGTCAGTTTAGATCTTGAGTCGGATGAGATTTCCCCGATTCACTGTCTGATTGAGCTCCGAGACAATGGTTACTATATCTGTGACCTTGGTTCTGCGACGGGGACCTTTAAAAACGGCCAAGCTGTTTTAGATGAGGCAATTTCATCAGGTGATGAAATTGAGTTGGGTCCTTACAAGCTTGCTTTCTTCGTTGGTGTTCCAAAGCCTCAAGTGGCTCCGAATGCAGGAGAGACTGCAGCACCAGTTGTTGAGGTAAAGCCAGTGACTGCGGCAAAGACAGAGAAGTCTGCGCCTATGCCACCGGCAGCCGTTGTTAAAACGGAAGAAATTAAAGTTGAGCCTGTAGTTATTCCTCCTCAGATAGTTGAAGAGGAACCTAAAAAAGAGGTTTCAGCTCCAGTAATACCGGCAGCGGTTCCATTCACGCTTCAGACTGAAACTGTGAAGGATGATAGGCCGACAATCACTGCGGCTCCTGTAAAGCCTGAAATTAAAAAAGATAGATCTGCTTACAAGAAACAAAAGACGGCGAAGACTTTTGCTCCGCCTAGTGAGATTGCGGATCTTAAATGTCATCTAAAGCCAGGCAAGGGTGCTACAGTTGAAGTTCTAGTTGCTTGGAAAGAGCGCGTTCTTACAACGTATCATTATAAAAACGGTGATATTGCCCGTGTAAACTCTGGCGATAAGGCAATTGCTTTACCAGATGGCATGACTCCGAAAGCCTTTCCTCTGATCGATAACTCTAAAGGTCTTAAAGTTAATACGACTGCAGGCATGAAGGTTGAGTTGGTCACAGCCAAAGCGACTCAATCCTTAGAGGAGCTTGAGTCCAATGGTAAAGCGCAAAGGGGAGGACAAGGTCACTCCATTCGCGTCGACCAGCATGAAATGCTCGTGGTTCATTTGCCAGGAGATAATTTAGTTCTTTATGTTCGTTTTGTACCTCAGGCACCTATTGTTCCTGTGATTCCTCTGATGCTTTCAGGTTCAGAGATGACAGGCTTAGTGATGTCGATCATTTTGGTGAGTTTGCTGGCACTCTATATTTCAGCAACAACACCAAAGAACTGGCAGGAGAACAAGCAGGAGGAAGTTCAGCGTATTGCGCAGGTGATTTTCAATCCGCCTCCGCCACCTGCTGAGCCAAAACCGACTCCTCCACCTCCTCAGCCGCCGCCACCACCGCCTGAGAAAACGCCACCGCCTCCGCCACAGCCTCCAAAAAAGGTCGTTGTTGCAGATAAGACTAAAGAGGCTCAGAAAAAAGGCCCTGTGTCTCAAGGGGGGCAGAAAGCTCAACTGGCAGGAAGAGCTGCTGAAGTTGCGCCAAAACCAAATGCACAAGATCGCACGAAGAAGTTTACTTCTACTCGTCAAGGTGGCGCGATTAAAACAGGAAACTCAGAAGGAGCCAATGCTCAGTCTGCGAATAAAGACTTATCAAAAGTCGGCTTATTCAGTGCCTTCGGGGGCGGTGGAAGTCGTGCGAATATTGATAAAGCATACTCGGGAGCAGGTGAAGTTTTAGGGATGGCTGATAAGGCCTCCGGAGCTTCTGGTTTCAATCAAGACAGAGCGGGTGATGATTTAGGATCACGCTTTAAAGACTCGGGTGCTGGCGGAAAAGGTACAGCTACTGAGGGGATTGCAGGCATTGGCACAAAAGGTAGAAGTACAGGGCAGTCCGCTTACGGCTCAGCAGATGGTTTTGGAAACAAAACAACTGTGGCGGTTGAAGGTGGCGGCTTTGAAGAATCTTTTGATGGAACTATTGATAAAGAAGCTATTCGTCGAGTGATTCGCGCGAAGAAACATGAACTTCAAAGCTGTTATGAGCGTGCTCTTAACTCGTTGGCAAAAGGTCAGCGCCTTGAAGGTAAAATTGTTCTTTCATGGGATATTATCGAGCGTGGCCAAGCAAGAAATGTAAAAGTAAAGAGTTCGACTTTGGATAATCGCCAAGTTGAATCTTGTATTCGTGACAGGCTGGCAAGTTGGACATTCCCAGAGCCGCCTCCAGGAATGGTGGCAGAAGTCCAAGCGTATCCGTTTGTTTTGAATGCAACTAGTAATTAATTTTTAAATACGACTGACAAAGTTAGCAGTTGTAATAAGTTTTTAAGGAGGAGTTCCGTGAACCCAACAGCAGCAGTAGACAACATGAATTTCATCCAGCGTGCTTTCGCTGAGGGTGGTTTCGTCATGTACATTATCGCGGTTATAGGTATTTTAGCCCTATTCGTGATCGTGGATAGATTGATGAAAATGAAAAACCTTTCAGTGGATAAAAAAGAATTCACGGATCAGGTATTCCGTATGGTTGTAGCGGGCGATATCCGCCAAGCAATCAGCTATTGCGATGCTCGTCCAGCTCCTCTTACAAACACTGTGAAAGCAGGGTTGGTTCAGGCGATGAATAAGCGCCCTGACGAAGAAGTACAAGTAGCTATGGATGCAGCAGTTATGCGTGAGATGCCGAGAGTTGAGGGTTGGACTTCATTCTTAGCAGTTTTTGGTAACGTTGCGGTACTTGCGGGTCTTCTAGGAACGATCATCGGTATGATCGGTTCATTCCGTGCGGTTGCAGCGGCTGACCCAGCGACAAAAGCTTTAGAACTTTCTAAAGGTATTTCACATGCCTTGAACTGTACGGCTTTTGGTCTTTTAGTAGCGATCATTTCAATCGTTGCTTATGGTCTTTTCCAACATCGCATTCAGCAAACAGAGAATGAAGTTGTTGAAACAAGCATGAGTCTTTTGAACTTGGTTGTTGCGAACAGAGATAAAATTAAAGACTAGTTCAGTCGAGGTTAAAAATGGCTCAAATTGAGGGCGGAAAAGGCAGACAAAGGAATATCGAGTTAAACCTCGTTCCCTTTATCGATTTGATGAGCGTACTTATTACGTTTCTTCTTATCACTGCCGTTTGGACCCAAGTTTCGATGATTCAAATTGGTAGCTCACTTTACGGTAAGAAGTCTGAATCTCAGCCATCTCCGACTCCTCCTCCGAATGCGGACGTGGTTTTGAAAGTGGATGTAAAGGAAGGCGGCTACGTATTAACAGTTGGAAGACAGATTATCAGTCTGCCAATGGTTGATAATCAATTTGATGAAGAGGGCTTGGTGGCTCAACTTCAAAGAGTGAAGCAGCTTTATCCAGAAAAAGTAGATGCTGTAGTGAGCGTTGCTGACGTGATTCCGTATGAACAGTTGATTCGTGCAATGGATAACTGTCTCTCCGCGGGGTTCTCAGCGATCTCTGTTGCAACAGGGGGGCCTAACTAATGGCAATTTTTAGACCTGGTGAGAGACATCGTTATCACAATATTTTAAGTAAAAGAAAAGGTAAGAGAGACGTTACCGCATTGCTGTCGCTAACTGCGATGGTCGATATGTTTACCGTTCTTGTGATCTTTCTTTTGCAAAACTACAATACAACGGGTGAGATTCTTTACATTCCGAAGGAAGTCGTACTTCCGAAGGCAAGCAGCGTTCGAGAATTGAAGCCTTCTCATGTTGTGACGATTTCAAATAAAGAAGTGTTGCTCGACAAAACGGCTGTCGCTTCGTACGACGACGTCTTGGCTGCTGAGGATTGGAATCTTGAGGGATTGAAGACTCAGTTACAAGAGGCTTTGGCTCAGTCTAAAGCAGAGCAGGAAAGCAAACTGCAACACAAAATTCGCGACGCTGTAGAGTCGACTCGTGGTGAGACTGATGAAGATCCGAATCAATGGAGCAAGGTGACCATTCAAGCTGACAAAGATGTGGATTTTCTTACGATCAAAAAAGTACTTTATACGGTGACTGAAGCTGGAGCTGGTGAAATTAATTTCGCAGTGACTAAAGTCGTTCAAGAATCGACTTCCAACTAAAATTCAGTTAGTCTTGGAAGTCTATGTCAAAATATAAGAACCTCATATTCATAGCATTGTTAGCGATACTATTCGTTGAGGTTCTTATTATCTTCCCCTCGAAATTAGAACATGAAGATGAAGCTGAAGTTCGTGCTCGTGTCGAGGCTCAGAAGCAAGAGCAAAGAGTTGAACAGGAGCGGCTTGCAAACGGTGGCAAGCCCCGTGAAAGTGACAACTTAGCTGAGCAAAAAATGGAAGGTGTCCATCTGGTTGAAAGCCAGCAAGGGACAAGGGATTGGGAGCTTTTTGCCAAGGCCGCTGAAGGCAGTCACAATGCGGGCAACTGGAAACTCAGTGATGTAAAAGTCTATTTTTACAACAATGAGAAGGTTGAATTCACGGTGACAGGGGACACGGGTTCGATTGATGCGAAATCTAAAGACTTAAGTATCATAGGTAATGTAGTAACTAAATCCGAGAATGGATATTCATTTAAAACTCCTTCGGTCTTTTACTCCTCAGATAAACGCATCATCACAAGCCCTCAAGAAGTGATCATGCAGGGGCCGAGAGATAAGGCAACTCATGGCATGAGTTTAAAGGGACAAAGGATGCAAGTCTTTGTTGATCAGTCTAAAATGGTTATCAAAGATAAAGTTTCTGCAACAAAGCCGGAAAAAGACGGCAAGAGTATCCAAGTTGTTGCAGATGGGGCCGAGTTTAGCGGTAGAAATCGGGAAGCTAAATTTTTAGGCTCTGTAAGAATGAGTTATGACAATATGAAGTTGGAAGGGCCCGAGGCTTCTTTCGTTTACAGTAAAGCAACAGACATTTTAGACTCTATCCGTATTAACGGGGGAGTGAAGGTCAGCGATGTGGATAAATTTGCCACTGCTGAAAGTGTTAATTTTGATTTATTATCAGATCAGTATGTTTTCAAAGGACGCCCTAAGGTCATCCAGGGAAATGACGAACTCACTGGCGAAGAAATTGTTTTCTTAGACGGTGGAAAGAAAGTTCGTGTGGACCGAGTTCGTGCGAAAGTGGAGAATAAAGATTAATGAGCCTATTGACGATTCAAAACATTTCCAAAACGTATAAAAAGCGACAAGTTGTAGGTGGGGTTTCCTTCTCAGTAGAATCCGGGCAAGTTGTGGGGTTGTTAGGTCCCAATGGTGCCGGAAAGACCACTTCTTTCTATATGGTTGTTGGTTTGGTTCAATCCGATTCAGGCTCGATTCAGATTGATGAGCTCGATATTTCTAAAGAGCCAATGTATAAGAGAGCCCGCGTAGGCCTTTCCTATTTAGCTCAAGAACCGAGTATTTTCCGCAAGCTGACCGTCTCTGAGAATATTATTGTTGCACTAGAGGCGCATGGATATTCTGGCTCGCAACGAGCGGAGCGTCTTGAGCAATTGATTGCTGATTTTAAAATTGGTCATATCCGAGATAGTTACGGATATGCACTGTCTGGTGGTGAGCGCCGTCGTGTTGAGATTGCACGTGCACTTGCTGGAGAACCAAAATTTTTATTATTGGACGAACCCTTTGCGGGAATTGACCCAATTGCGGTTGCAGACATTCAAGGAATTATTCTCGAGCTTAAGGCCAAAGGTATAGGAGTTTTGATCACCGATCATAACGTTCGTGAGACTTTAGGCATTTGCGATTATGCTTATATTCTAAAGGATGGTAAAATCCAAGTGAGCGGAAGCTCCGACGAAATTGCAAATTCTGATGTTGCCCGTAAGTTTTACCTGGGCGAGAACTTTAAACTTTAAGAAAGGACTTTCATGGCTTTACGACAGACGATGAACCTGAGTCAGTCTCTGGTCATCACTCCACAGCTTCAGCAGGCGATTAAGTTACTTCAGATGTCGCGTATGGAGTTGGAGACTGCTGTTCGTTCTGAGCTTGAAGAAAATCCAATTCTTGAAGAAGCAGAAGTTCTTAGAGAAGAAGATATTCAACGCACAAAAGAAGC carries:
- a CDS encoding adventurous gliding motility protein T (COG0457 FOG: TPR repeat); the encoded protein is MKKYLMSLSILALAGCSSTGSKQAGEAPAPVLSVSEAPELTPEGKKALADEPVRPPVKVQPSQYDALNEAIKIQSDDKIYAAATHILTQTPEDAKALNALAMYHYKRSRFDLAKYLLNKALTGNPRMAELYSNLGVVHLAQSEQREAIQAFRKALEINRDDVVASSNLGAIYVQEKDFVKAEIVLEVAYRRGVRDARVLNNYAVALAARGKSAKAEEVYKALLKDNSNLKEGLFNYAILLVENMGKYAEGLEVINRLKFVGGPADSRNKIIALENKAKAGLK
- a CDS encoding hypothetical protein (COG1716 FOG: FHA domain), coding for MKAPLIFRIFKNNQLVGVKQFDLDQIVIGHNADVSLDLESDEISPIHCLIELRDNGYYICDLGSATGTFKNGQAVLDEAISSGDEIELGPYKLAFFVGVPKPQVAPNAGETAAPVVEVKPVTAAKTEKSAPMPPAAVVKTEEIKVEPVVIPPQIVEEEPKKEVSAPVIPAAVPFTLQTETVKDDRPTITAAPVKPEIKKDRSAYKKQKTAKTFAPPSEIADLKCHLKPGKGATVEVLVAWKERVLTTYHYKNGDIARVNSGDKAIALPDGMTPKAFPLIDNSKGLKVNTTAGMKVELVTAKATQSLEELESNGKAQRGGQGHSIRVDQHEMLVVHLPGDNLVLYVRFVPQAPIVPVIPLMLSGSEMTGLVMSIILVSLLALYISATTPKNWQENKQEEVQRIAQVIFNPPPPPAEPKPTPPPPQPPPPPPEKTPPPPPQPPKKVVVADKTKEAQKKGPVSQGGQKAQLAGRAAEVAPKPNAQDRTKKFTSTRQGGAIKTGNSEGANAQSANKDLSKVGLFSAFGGGGSRANIDKAYSGAGEVLGMADKASGASGFNQDRAGDDLGSRFKDSGAGGKGTATEGIAGIGTKGRSTGQSAYGSADGFGNKTTVAVEGGGFEESFDGTIDKEAIRRVIRAKKHELQSCYERALNSLAKGQRLEGKIVLSWDIIERGQARNVKVKSSTLDNRQVESCIRDRLASWTFPEPPPGMVAEVQAYPFVLNATSN
- a CDS encoding adventurous gliding motility protein R (COG0811 Biopolymer transport proteins), producing the protein MNPTAAVDNMNFIQRAFAEGGFVMYIIAVIGILALFVIVDRLMKMKNLSVDKKEFTDQVFRMVVAGDIRQAISYCDARPAPLTNTVKAGLVQAMNKRPDEEVQVAMDAAVMREMPRVEGWTSFLAVFGNVAVLAGLLGTIIGMIGSFRAVAAADPATKALELSKGISHALNCTAFGLLVAIISIVAYGLFQHRIQQTENEVVETSMSLLNLVVANRDKIKD
- a CDS encoding tolR protein (COG0848 Biopolymer transport protein), with translation MAQIEGGKGRQRNIELNLVPFIDLMSVLITFLLITAVWTQVSMIQIGSSLYGKKSESQPSPTPPPNADVVLKVDVKEGGYVLTVGRQIISLPMVDNQFDEEGLVAQLQRVKQLYPEKVDAVVSVADVIPYEQLIRAMDNCLSAGFSAISVATGGPN
- a CDS encoding adventurous gliding motility protein S is translated as MAIFRPGERHRYHNILSKRKGKRDVTALLSLTAMVDMFTVLVIFLLQNYNTTGEILYIPKEVVLPKASSVRELKPSHVVTISNKEVLLDKTAVASYDDVLAAEDWNLEGLKTQLQEALAQSKAEQESKLQHKIRDAVESTRGETDEDPNQWSKVTIQADKDVDFLTIKKVLYTVTEAGAGEINFAVTKVVQESTSN
- a CDS encoding ABC-type nitrate transporter, ATPase component (COG1137 ABC-type (unclassified) transport system, ATPase component), yielding MSLLTIQNISKTYKKRQVVGGVSFSVESGQVVGLLGPNGAGKTTSFYMVVGLVQSDSGSIQIDELDISKEPMYKRARVGLSYLAQEPSIFRKLTVSENIIVALEAHGYSGSQRAERLEQLIADFKIGHIRDSYGYALSGGERRRVEIARALAGEPKFLLLDEPFAGIDPIAVADIQGIILELKAKGIGVLITDHNVRETLGICDYAYILKDGKIQVSGSSDEIANSDVARKFYLGENFKL